The following proteins are encoded in a genomic region of Streptomyces collinus Tu 365:
- a CDS encoding MarR family winged helix-turn-helix transcriptional regulator gives MAVKTADARLEERWRDILSVHARTMCEIDRVLHPHGLGASDFEVLDLLAAEAPAHGDQCRVQNLVGRVHLSQSALSRLIGRLEKEGLVERSVCAEDRRGVWVALTRKGRDLHAEVLPLQRAVLERMLAERAG, from the coding sequence ATGGCAGTCAAGACGGCCGACGCCCGGCTCGAGGAGCGCTGGCGTGACATCCTCTCGGTGCACGCGCGCACGATGTGCGAGATAGACCGCGTACTGCACCCGCACGGGCTGGGCGCGAGCGACTTCGAGGTGCTGGACCTGCTCGCCGCCGAGGCGCCCGCGCACGGCGACCAGTGCCGGGTGCAGAACCTGGTCGGACGGGTCCATCTCAGCCAGAGCGCGCTGTCCCGGCTGATCGGCCGGCTGGAGAAGGAGGGCCTGGTCGAGCGTTCGGTGTGCGCGGAGGACCGGCGCGGGGTGTGGGTCGCCCTCACCCGCAAGGGCCGCGACCTGCACGCCGAGGTGCTGCCGCTGCAACGGGCCGTGCTGGAGCGGATGCTGGCCGAGCGGGCGGGCTGA
- the pqqB gene encoding pyrroloquinoline quinone biosynthesis protein PqqB, whose amino-acid sequence MAVRIVLLGTAAGGGFPQWNCACALCAAARRGELPSRTQECAAVSGNGRDWWLLNASPDLRAQLTGTPALWPGPGPRDTPLRGVLLTDAEADHVTGMSELRGAAGLTVYAAPPVRSVLAPARAALGRYAAWEWPDSLADGGFVLSGGLVVTAHQVGGKIPKYVPSGASEPGPWVTAYRVEDLASGGVLVYAPCVGAWSPVLDGLCATADCVLLDGTFFAADEMGTAVRKGAGQAAMGHLPVTGPGGSLEALARHPGARRVYTHLNNTNPLLDPRSPEHARVAALGVEVLPDGTELTC is encoded by the coding sequence ATGGCCGTGAGGATCGTCCTGCTGGGCACCGCCGCAGGCGGCGGCTTCCCGCAGTGGAACTGCGCCTGCGCGCTGTGCGCGGCGGCCCGGCGGGGCGAACTGCCCTCCCGGACCCAGGAGTGCGCCGCCGTCAGCGGCAACGGACGCGACTGGTGGCTGCTCAACGCCTCGCCCGACCTGCGCGCCCAGCTCACCGGGACCCCGGCCCTGTGGCCCGGCCCGGGCCCGCGCGACACCCCGCTGCGCGGCGTGCTGCTCACCGACGCCGAGGCCGACCACGTCACCGGCATGTCCGAACTGCGCGGAGCGGCCGGGCTCACGGTCTACGCGGCCCCGCCGGTCCGCTCCGTCCTCGCCCCCGCACGCGCGGCCCTGGGCCGCTACGCCGCCTGGGAGTGGCCCGACAGCCTGGCCGACGGCGGGTTCGTGCTCTCCGGCGGGCTGGTCGTCACCGCCCACCAGGTGGGCGGCAAGATCCCCAAGTACGTGCCGTCCGGGGCGTCCGAGCCCGGCCCGTGGGTCACGGCGTACCGGGTGGAGGACCTGGCGAGCGGGGGAGTGCTGGTGTACGCGCCCTGCGTCGGCGCCTGGAGCCCGGTGCTGGACGGCCTGTGCGCGACGGCCGACTGCGTGCTGCTGGACGGGACCTTCTTCGCGGCCGACGAGATGGGCACGGCGGTGCGCAAGGGCGCCGGGCAGGCGGCCATGGGCCATCTGCCGGTCACCGGACCCGGCGGCTCACTGGAGGCGCTGGCCCGCCACCCCGGCGCGCGCCGGGTCTACACCCACCTGAACAACACCAATCCGCTGCTCGACCCGCGCTCACCGGAACACGCGCGGGTGGCCGCTCTCGGGGTGGAGGTGCTGCCGGACGGGACGGAACTGACCTGCTAG
- a CDS encoding VOC family protein, with translation MTAGLQTIIYPVKDLEKAKAVFAALLGVEPYADEPYYVGYKAEGQDVGLDPNGHAKGLTGPVPYWHVTDLRERLAALLEAGAELLQDAQDVGGGRLIASVKDADGNLVGLLQDPSA, from the coding sequence ATGACCGCCGGCCTGCAGACGATCATCTACCCCGTCAAGGACCTGGAGAAGGCCAAGGCCGTGTTCGCCGCCCTGCTCGGGGTCGAGCCGTACGCCGACGAGCCGTACTACGTCGGCTACAAGGCCGAGGGCCAAGACGTCGGCCTCGACCCGAACGGGCACGCCAAGGGGCTGACCGGGCCGGTGCCGTACTGGCACGTCACCGACCTGCGCGAGCGGCTCGCGGCGCTGCTGGAGGCGGGCGCCGAGCTGCTGCAGGACGCCCAGGACGTCGGCGGCGGCAGGCTGATCGCCTCCGTGAAGGACGCCGACGGCAACCTGGTGGGCCTGCTCCAGGACCCGTCCGCCTGA